From Microbacterium invictum, the proteins below share one genomic window:
- a CDS encoding cation:proton antiporter encodes MEFVVLLIGLMFATVLLAGLGERIRLPYPVLVLIFSAAAAWLPFVPELHIDPELILPLFLPPLLFAVAQRSSWGVFRLRWKTLVLMAVLLVALTAVAVAGVAWYFMPILSFPAAIALGAIVAPPDPVAVEAVAGKVRMPRRIVTMLQTEGLFNDAMAIVIFQTAVSAALSGSEVGWGLIPSFLAGAAGAVILGFLMAWVVGAINRVVPDRTARTAITLVAPYAVYMLSEQVHFSGVVAVVVTAVELVRRDRPQDSQERLTRTSFWEVVEMLTTGVAFGLVGIEMRYVIEDEGANLLGWVPAIIAICVVVVLVRLVWVAIVLGAGWRAEGVPEEKRVSLSSRFKDVILVTWCGMRGLATLALALALPTGVGSGRNFVITTACAVLFVTLVIPGLTLPALVRILRPVDDHALVESEERQIALRAERAAVTAIAKSPHLEGLDPELVTRARARVSGLHSVLEHDDDVIDDDYEAEQRTKVRSVEFMLRDALSAARREVLSMRGEKGVDPEAVNAVLRRLDLRTVSLDSNPH; translated from the coding sequence ATGGAATTCGTCGTCCTGCTCATCGGCCTCATGTTCGCAACGGTGCTGCTGGCAGGACTCGGAGAACGGATCCGGCTGCCGTACCCGGTGCTGGTGCTCATCTTCTCGGCGGCCGCCGCGTGGCTGCCGTTCGTGCCGGAGCTGCACATCGATCCCGAGCTGATCCTGCCGCTGTTCCTTCCGCCGCTGCTGTTCGCCGTCGCGCAGCGCAGCTCGTGGGGCGTGTTCCGGCTGCGCTGGAAGACGCTCGTCCTGATGGCCGTGCTCCTGGTGGCACTCACCGCGGTGGCGGTCGCGGGCGTCGCCTGGTACTTCATGCCGATACTGTCGTTCCCGGCCGCGATCGCGCTGGGCGCCATCGTCGCCCCGCCCGACCCGGTGGCCGTCGAGGCCGTGGCCGGCAAGGTGCGGATGCCGCGGCGCATCGTCACGATGCTGCAGACCGAAGGCCTGTTCAACGACGCGATGGCCATCGTCATCTTCCAGACCGCCGTGTCGGCGGCCCTCAGCGGCAGCGAGGTGGGCTGGGGCCTGATCCCGTCGTTCCTGGCCGGAGCCGCGGGCGCGGTCATCCTCGGCTTCCTGATGGCCTGGGTCGTCGGTGCGATCAACCGGGTGGTGCCCGATCGCACGGCGCGTACGGCCATCACGCTCGTGGCCCCGTACGCGGTGTACATGCTCTCCGAGCAGGTGCACTTCTCGGGTGTGGTCGCCGTCGTCGTGACCGCCGTCGAGCTCGTCCGGCGCGACCGGCCGCAGGACTCGCAGGAGCGCCTCACGCGCACCTCGTTCTGGGAGGTCGTCGAGATGCTCACCACCGGGGTCGCGTTCGGTCTCGTCGGCATCGAGATGCGCTACGTCATCGAAGACGAGGGCGCCAACCTGCTCGGCTGGGTTCCCGCGATCATCGCGATCTGCGTGGTGGTCGTGCTCGTCCGGTTGGTCTGGGTCGCCATCGTGCTCGGCGCCGGCTGGCGTGCGGAGGGCGTGCCCGAGGAGAAACGCGTGTCGCTGTCGTCCCGGTTCAAGGACGTCATTCTGGTCACGTGGTGCGGGATGCGCGGGCTCGCGACCCTCGCGCTCGCCCTCGCTCTGCCCACCGGGGTGGGTTCAGGACGCAACTTCGTCATCACCACGGCGTGCGCGGTCCTGTTCGTCACCCTCGTGATACCCGGCCTGACACTGCCCGCGCTCGTGAGGATTCTGCGGCCGGTCGACGACCACGCCCTCGTCGAGAGCGAGGAGCGCCAGATCGCTCTGCGTGCCGAGCGGGCCGCGGTCACCGCGATCGCGAAGTCGCCGCACCTCGAAGGGCTCGACCCGGAGCTGGTGACGCGTGCACGGGCGCGGGTCAGCGGCCTGCACTCGGTGCTCGAGCACGACGACGACGTCATCGACGACGACTACGAGGCCGAGCAGCGCACGAAGGTGCGATCGGTCGAGTTCATGCTGCGCGACGCGCTGTCGGCGGCGCGGCGCGAGGTGCTCAGCATGCGCGGCGAGAAGGGCGTCGATCCCGAAGCCGTCAACGCCGTGCTGCGACGCCTGGACCTGCGCACGGTCTCGCTCGACTCGAACCCGCACTGA
- a CDS encoding FAD-dependent oxidoreductase, translated as MGDSSYDVVIAGGGPAGVMLGYLLARAGRRIAVLEKHDDFLRDFRGDTIHPSTLTILGELGLRERFLELPVTRIHTMDAVIAGRRLAFVDFRTLGPPDDFLVFAPQWDFLDFLAREGRALPGFDLRMGTEVEGVVEEDGRVVGVSVSERGQMSVLRAALVVAADGRDSRVRASAGLVPRAAGVPIDVLWFHLPKPAEPPPTTLGYADRGGLVLTIDRGDHYQAGCVIEKDGFGRLRDNGLDAFHEHLARIAPPIAPVVGTLESWDQIKVLSVQIDALERWYRPGVVCIGDAAHAMSPVFGVGVNYAIQDAVALANLLQTAPGPLSEVLARLQSRRLSPALRMQRVQRVAHRGIGALAAGHGIPGVVPVIATGVAPIARRVLSRLVGRGFRPEHVATAIRAGRPRT; from the coding sequence ATGGGCGATTCCTCCTACGACGTCGTGATCGCCGGTGGTGGCCCCGCCGGCGTGATGCTCGGCTACCTGCTGGCCCGGGCGGGCCGGCGCATCGCGGTGCTCGAGAAGCACGACGACTTCCTGCGGGACTTCCGCGGCGACACCATCCACCCGTCGACGTTGACGATCCTGGGCGAACTCGGCCTGCGCGAGCGCTTCCTCGAACTGCCGGTGACCCGGATCCACACGATGGACGCCGTCATCGCCGGCCGTCGCCTGGCCTTCGTCGACTTCCGCACCCTCGGCCCGCCCGACGATTTCCTGGTGTTCGCGCCGCAGTGGGACTTCCTGGACTTCCTTGCGCGCGAAGGGCGTGCGCTGCCGGGTTTCGACCTGCGGATGGGCACCGAGGTCGAGGGGGTCGTCGAGGAAGACGGGCGCGTCGTCGGTGTGTCCGTGAGTGAGCGCGGTCAGATGTCCGTGCTGCGTGCAGCGCTGGTCGTCGCCGCGGACGGGCGCGATTCGCGCGTGCGCGCATCGGCCGGGCTGGTGCCGCGCGCAGCCGGGGTGCCGATCGATGTGCTGTGGTTCCACCTGCCCAAGCCCGCCGAGCCCCCGCCCACGACCCTCGGATATGCGGACCGCGGCGGGCTTGTGCTCACGATCGACCGCGGCGACCACTATCAGGCCGGCTGCGTCATCGAGAAGGACGGCTTCGGCCGCCTGCGCGACAACGGACTCGATGCGTTCCACGAGCATCTCGCACGCATCGCCCCGCCGATCGCCCCGGTCGTGGGCACGCTCGAATCATGGGACCAGATCAAGGTGCTGTCCGTGCAGATCGATGCGCTCGAGCGATGGTACCGGCCCGGCGTCGTCTGCATAGGCGATGCAGCGCACGCGATGTCGCCGGTCTTCGGCGTCGGCGTCAACTATGCGATTCAGGATGCCGTCGCGCTCGCGAACCTGCTGCAGACGGCGCCGGGTCCGCTGAGCGAGGTGCTGGCGCGCCTGCAGAGTCGACGTCTGTCCCCCGCGCTGCGCATGCAGCGGGTGCAGCGCGTGGCGCACCGCGGTATCGGCGCGCTCGCCGCCGGACACGGCATCCCGGGTGTCGTACCCGTCATCGCGACGGGGGTGGCGCCGATCGCGCGCCGGGTGCTGTCACGGCTCGTCGGGAGGGGGTTCCGACCAGAGCACGTCGCGACCGCGATCAGAGCGGGGCGGCCGCGGACGTAG